A region of Streptomyces sp. NBC_01750 DNA encodes the following proteins:
- the rplP gene encoding 50S ribosomal protein L16 translates to MLIPRRVKHRKQHHPKRSGMSKGGTQVAFGEYGIQALTPAYVTNRQIEAARIAMTRHIKRGGKVWINIYPDRPLTKKPAETRMGSGKGSPEWWIANVKPGRVMFELSYPNEKIAREALTRAAHKLPMKCRIVRREAGES, encoded by the coding sequence ATGCTGATCCCCCGTAGGGTCAAGCACCGCAAGCAGCACCACCCGAAGCGCAGCGGTATGTCCAAGGGTGGTACGCAGGTTGCGTTCGGCGAGTACGGCATTCAGGCCCTCACTCCGGCGTACGTGACCAACCGCCAGATCGAGGCGGCTCGTATCGCGATGACCCGCCACATCAAGCGTGGCGGCAAGGTCTGGATCAACATCTACCCGGACCGCCCGCTGACGAAGAAGCCTGCCGAGACCCGCATGGGTTCCGGTAAGGGCTCCCCCGAGTGGTGGATCGCGAACGTCAAGCCCGGTCGGGTGATGTTCGAGCTGTCCTACCCGAACGAGAAGATTGCGCGTGAGGCGCTTACCCGCGCTGCTCACAAGCTTCCGATGAAGTGCCGGATCGTGCGGCGCGAGGCAGGTGAGTCGTGA
- the rplW gene encoding 50S ribosomal protein L23: MSEATVTSKTFTDPRDVLVKPVVSEKSYALLDENKYTFIVAPGSNKTQIKQAVEAVFSVKVTGVNTINRQGKRKRTRTGFGKRANTKRAIVTLAEGDRIDIFGGPTS; the protein is encoded by the coding sequence ATGTCCGAGGCGACCGTAACCAGCAAGACCTTCACGGACCCGCGCGACGTTCTCGTCAAGCCGGTTGTTTCCGAGAAGAGCTACGCCCTGCTCGACGAGAACAAGTACACGTTCATCGTCGCGCCCGGCTCCAACAAGACCCAGATCAAGCAGGCCGTCGAGGCGGTCTTCTCGGTCAAGGTCACCGGGGTCAACACGATCAACCGCCAGGGCAAGCGCAAGCGCACCCGCACCGGTTTCGGCAAGCGCGCCAACACCAAGCGCGCCATCGTGACCCTTGCCGAGGGCGACCGTATCGACATCTTCGGCGGCCCGACCTCCTGA
- the rpsS gene encoding 30S ribosomal protein S19: MPRSLKKGPFVDGHLIKKVDVQNEAGTKNVIKTWSRRSMIVPAMLGHTIAVHNGKIHVPVFVTESMVGHKLGEFSPTRTFRGHVKDDRKSKRR, encoded by the coding sequence ATGCCGCGCAGTCTCAAGAAGGGGCCCTTCGTCGACGGACACCTCATCAAGAAGGTGGATGTCCAGAACGAAGCCGGCACCAAGAACGTCATCAAGACCTGGTCCCGTCGCTCGATGATCGTCCCGGCCATGCTCGGCCACACGATCGCGGTGCACAACGGCAAGATCCACGTCCCGGTGTTCGTCACCGAGTCGATGGTCGGCCACAAGCTCGGCGAGTTCTCGCCGACTCGCACCTTCCGCGGCCACGTCAAGGACGACCGGAAGTCGAAGCGCCGCTAA
- the rplB gene encoding 50S ribosomal protein L2, translated as MGIRKYKPTTPGRRGSSVADFVEITRSTPEKSLVRPLHSKGGRNNTGRVTVRHQGGGHKRAYRVIDFRRHDKDGVPAKVAHIEYDPNRTARIALLHYADGEKRYIIAPKGLTQGDRVENGPAADIKPGNNLALRNIPVGTTIHAIELRPGGGAKFARSAGASVQLLAKEGTMAHLRMPSGEIRLVDARCRATIGEVGNAEQSNINWGKAGRLRWKGVRPTVRGVAMNPVDHPHGGGEGKTSGGRHPVSPWGQKEGRTRSPKKASSKYIVRRRKTNKKR; from the coding sequence ATGGGTATCCGCAAGTACAAGCCGACGACCCCGGGCCGTCGTGGCTCCAGCGTCGCCGACTTTGTCGAGATCACGCGGTCCACGCCGGAGAAGTCGCTGGTCCGCCCCCTGCACAGCAAGGGCGGCCGTAACAACACCGGTCGTGTGACCGTCCGTCACCAGGGCGGTGGCCACAAGCGCGCCTACCGCGTGATCGACTTCCGTCGTCACGACAAGGACGGCGTGCCGGCCAAGGTCGCTCACATCGAGTACGACCCGAACCGCACCGCGCGCATCGCGCTTCTGCACTACGCAGACGGCGAGAAGCGCTACATCATCGCGCCCAAGGGCCTGACGCAGGGCGACCGTGTCGAGAACGGCCCGGCCGCCGACATCAAGCCCGGCAACAACCTGGCGCTGCGCAACATCCCGGTCGGTACGACCATCCACGCCATCGAGCTGCGGCCCGGCGGCGGCGCGAAGTTCGCCCGTTCCGCGGGTGCCTCTGTGCAGCTGCTGGCGAAGGAGGGCACGATGGCCCACCTTCGTATGCCGTCCGGTGAGATCCGGCTGGTCGACGCCCGCTGCCGCGCCACCATTGGCGAGGTCGGCAACGCCGAGCAGTCGAACATCAACTGGGGCAAGGCCGGCCGTCTGCGCTGGAAGGGCGTTCGCCCGACCGTCCGCGGTGTCGCGATGAACCCGGTTGACCACCCGCACGGTGGTGGTGAGGGCAAGACCTCCGGTGGTCGCCACCCGGTCAGCCCGTGGGGTCAGAAGGAGGGTCGTACTCGCTCGCCGAAGAAGGCATCGAGCAAGTACATCGTCCGCCGCCGCAAGACGAACAAGAAGCGCTAG
- the rpmC gene encoding 50S ribosomal protein L29, producing MAAVTKASELRELGDEELVAKLREAKEELFNLRFQAATGQLENHGRLKAVRKDIARIYTLMRERELGIETVESA from the coding sequence ATGGCGGCCGTTACTAAGGCGTCCGAGCTGCGCGAACTGGGCGACGAGGAGCTTGTTGCCAAGCTTCGCGAGGCCAAGGAAGAGCTGTTCAACCTCCGCTTTCAGGCGGCGACCGGTCAGCTCGAGAACCACGGCCGGCTGAAGGCCGTTCGCAAGGACATCGCGCGGATCTACACCCTGATGCGTGAGCGCGAGCTGGGCATCGAGACGGTGGAGAGCGCCTGA
- the rplV gene encoding 50S ribosomal protein L22 yields the protein MEARAQARYIRVTPMKARRVVDLIRGMDATEAQAVLRFAPQAASVPVGKVLDSAIANAAHNYDHTDASSLVISEAYVDEGPTLKRFRPRAQGRAYRIRKRTSHITVVVSSKEGTR from the coding sequence ATGGAAGCCAGGGCCCAGGCGCGGTACATCCGCGTCACGCCCATGAAGGCCCGCCGAGTGGTGGACCTCATCCGTGGCATGGATGCCACGGAGGCTCAGGCGGTCCTGCGTTTCGCCCCGCAGGCCGCGAGCGTGCCGGTTGGCAAGGTGCTTGACAGCGCCATTGCCAACGCTGCACACAACTACGACCACACCGACGCCTCTTCGCTGGTCATCAGCGAGGCGTACGTGGACGAGGGCCCGACCCTGAAGCGGTTCCGTCCGCGTGCTCAGGGCCGTGCCTACCGGATCCGTAAGCGGACCAGCCACATCACCGTGGTCGTCAGCAGCAAGGAAGGAACCCGGTAA
- the rpsC gene encoding 30S ribosomal protein S3: MGQKVNPHGFRLGITTDFKSRWYADKLYKDYVKEDVAIRRMMTKGMERAGISKVEIERTRDRVRVDIHTARPGIVIGRRGAEADRIRGELEKLTGKQVQLNILEVKNPEVDAQLVAQAVAEQLSSRVSFRRAMRKSMQGTMKAGAKGIKIQCGGRLGGAEMSRSEFYREGRVPLHTLRANVDYGFFEAKTTFGRIGVKVWIYKGDVKNIAEVRAENAAARAGNRPARGGAGDRPAGGRGGRGGERGGRGGRKPQQSAPAAEAPKAEAPAAAAAPAAESTGTEA, encoded by the coding sequence ATGGGCCAGAAGGTTAACCCGCATGGGTTCCGGCTCGGCATCACCACGGACTTCAAGTCCCGTTGGTACGCCGACAAGCTGTACAAGGACTACGTCAAGGAAGACGTCGCCATTCGTCGCATGATGACGAAGGGCATGGAGCGAGCCGGTATCTCGAAGGTTGAGATCGAGCGCACCCGCGACCGCGTCCGCGTTGACATCCACACCGCCCGCCCGGGCATCGTCATCGGCCGCCGTGGCGCCGAGGCCGACCGCATCCGTGGCGAGCTGGAGAAGCTGACCGGCAAGCAGGTCCAGCTGAACATCCTCGAGGTCAAGAACCCCGAGGTGGACGCTCAGCTGGTGGCCCAGGCCGTCGCCGAGCAGCTCTCCTCCCGCGTCTCCTTCCGTCGCGCCATGCGTAAGAGCATGCAGGGCACGATGAAGGCCGGCGCCAAGGGCATCAAGATCCAGTGCGGCGGCCGTCTCGGCGGCGCCGAGATGTCCCGCTCGGAGTTCTACCGCGAGGGCCGCGTGCCCCTGCACACGCTCCGTGCGAACGTCGACTACGGCTTCTTCGAGGCCAAGACGACCTTCGGCCGTATCGGTGTGAAGGTCTGGATCTACAAGGGCGACGTCAAGAACATCGCCGAGGTCCGCGCCGAGAACGCTGCGGCCCGTGCGGGTAACCGCCCGGCCCGTGGTGGCGCCGGCGACCGTCCGGCCGGTGGCCGTGGCGGTCGTGGTGGCGAGCGGGGCGGCCGCGGTGGTCGCAAGCCGCAGCAGTCTGCGCCGGCAGCCGAGGCCCCCAAGGCCGAGGCTCCCGCCGCTGCCGCTGCTCCGGCTGCTGAGAGCACCGGAACGGAGGCCTGA
- the tuf gene encoding elongation factor Tu, with protein sequence MAKAKFERTKPHVNIGTIGHIDHGKTTLTAAITKVLHDAYPDLNEASAFDQIDKAPEERQRGITISIAHVEYQTESRHYAHVDCPGHADYIKNMITGAAQMDGAILVVAATDGPMPQTKEHVLLARQVGVPYIVVALNKADMVDDEEILELVELEVRELLSEYEFPGDDLPVVKVSALKALEGDAEWGQTVLDLMKAVDESIPQPERDVDKPFLMPIEDVFTITGRGTVVTGRIERGVLKVNETVDIVGIKTEKTTTTVTGIEMFRKLLDEGQAGENVGLLLRGIKREDVERGQVIIKPGSVTPHTSFEAQAYILSKDEGGRHTPFFNNYRPQFYFRTTDVTGVVTLPEGTEMVMPGDNTVMTVELIQPVAMEEGLKFAIREGGRTVGAGQVTKINK encoded by the coding sequence GTGGCGAAGGCGAAGTTCGAGCGGACTAAGCCGCACGTCAACATCGGCACCATCGGTCACATTGACCACGGTAAGACGACCCTCACGGCCGCCATTACCAAGGTGCTGCATGACGCGTACCCGGACCTGAACGAGGCCTCGGCCTTCGACCAGATCGACAAGGCTCCTGAGGAGCGCCAGCGCGGTATCACCATCTCCATCGCGCACGTCGAGTACCAGACCGAGTCGCGTCACTACGCGCACGTCGACTGCCCCGGTCACGCGGACTACATCAAGAACATGATCACGGGTGCGGCGCAGATGGACGGCGCCATCCTCGTGGTCGCCGCCACCGACGGCCCGATGCCGCAGACCAAGGAGCACGTGCTCCTGGCCCGCCAGGTCGGCGTTCCGTACATCGTTGTCGCCCTGAACAAGGCCGACATGGTGGACGACGAGGAGATCCTGGAGCTCGTCGAGCTCGAGGTGCGTGAGCTCCTCTCCGAGTACGAGTTCCCGGGCGACGACCTGCCGGTCGTCAAGGTCTCGGCGCTCAAGGCGCTCGAGGGCGACGCCGAGTGGGGCCAGACCGTTCTCGACCTGATGAAGGCCGTTGACGAGTCCATCCCGCAGCCCGAGCGTGACGTCGACAAGCCGTTCCTGATGCCGATCGAGGACGTCTTCACGATCACCGGTCGTGGCACCGTCGTCACCGGTCGTATCGAGCGTGGCGTCCTCAAGGTCAACGAGACCGTCGACATCGTCGGTATCAAGACCGAGAAGACCACCACCACGGTCACCGGCATCGAGATGTTCCGCAAGCTGCTCGACGAGGGCCAGGCCGGTGAGAACGTCGGTCTGCTCCTCCGTGGCATCAAGCGCGAGGATGTCGAGCGCGGCCAGGTCATCATCAAGCCGGGTTCGGTTACGCCGCACACCAGCTTCGAGGCCCAGGCCTACATCCTGTCGAAGGACGAGGGTGGCCGTCACACCCCGTTCTTCAACAACTACCGCCCGCAGTTCTACTTCCGTACCACGGACGTGACCGGCGTGGTGACCCTCCCCGAGGGCACCGAGATGGTCATGCCGGGCGACAACACCGTCATGACCGTCGAGCTGATCCAGCCCGTCGCCATGGAGGAGGGCCTCAAGTTCGCCATCCGTGAGGGTGGCCGGACCGTCGGCGCCGGCCAGGTCACCAAGATCAACAAGTAA
- the rpsJ gene encoding 30S ribosomal protein S10 translates to MAGQKIRIRLKAYDHEVIDSSAKKIVETVTRTGASVAGPVPLPTEKNVYCVIKSPHKYKDSREHFEMRTHKRLIDILDPTPKTVDSLMRLDLPAGVDIEIKL, encoded by the coding sequence ATGGCGGGACAGAAGATCCGCATCCGGCTCAAGGCCTACGACCATGAGGTCATCGACTCCTCGGCGAAGAAGATCGTCGAGACGGTGACCCGCACTGGTGCGTCGGTCGCGGGCCCGGTGCCGCTGCCCACTGAGAAGAACGTGTACTGCGTCATCAAGTCGCCGCACAAGTACAAGGACTCGCGCGAGCACTTCGAGATGCGCACGCACAAGCGCCTGATCGACATTCTCGACCCGACGCCCAAGACCGTTGACTCGTTGATGCGCCTGGACCTTCCGGCCGGCGTTGACATCGAGATCAAGCTCTGA
- the rplC gene encoding 50S ribosomal protein L3 has protein sequence MAKQIKGVLGEKLGMTQVWDENNRVVPVTVVKAGPCVVTQVRTNDSDGYESVQIAFGEIDPRKVNKPLKGHFAKADVTPRRHLVELRTSDASEYTLGQEITAEVFESGVKVDVTGKSKGKGFAGVMKRHNFKGLGAGHGTQRKHRSPGSIGGCATPGRVFKGMRMAGRMGNERVTTQNLTIHAVDAEKGLLLIKGAVPGPNGGLVLVRTAAKGV, from the coding sequence ATGGCAAAGCAGATCAAGGGCGTCCTGGGCGAGAAGCTCGGCATGACCCAGGTCTGGGACGAGAACAACCGTGTCGTCCCGGTGACCGTCGTCAAGGCCGGGCCCTGCGTCGTTACCCAGGTCCGTACGAATGACTCCGACGGCTACGAGTCGGTCCAGATCGCCTTCGGCGAGATCGACCCGCGCAAGGTGAACAAGCCCCTCAAGGGCCACTTCGCCAAGGCCGACGTGACCCCGCGCCGCCACCTGGTGGAGCTCCGTACCTCCGACGCCAGCGAGTACACGCTCGGCCAGGAGATCACTGCCGAGGTGTTCGAGTCCGGCGTCAAGGTTGACGTCACGGGCAAGAGCAAGGGCAAGGGCTTCGCCGGTGTCATGAAGCGTCACAACTTCAAGGGCCTCGGCGCCGGTCACGGTACCCAGCGCAAGCACCGCTCTCCCGGCTCCATCGGTGGCTGTGCCACCCCTGGGCGTGTCTTCAAGGGCATGCGCATGGCGGGCCGCATGGGCAACGAGCGGGTCACCACCCAGAACCTGACCATCCACGCGGTTGACGCGGAGAAGGGCCTGCTGCTCATCAAGGGCGCGGTTCCTGGTCCGAACGGCGGCCTCGTCCTCGTCCGCACTGCGGCCAAGGGGGTCTGA
- the fusA gene encoding elongation factor G produces the protein MATTSLDLAKVRNIGIMAHIDAGKTTTTERILFYTGVSYKIGEVHDGAATMDWMEQEQERGITITSAATTCHWPLEDVDHTINIIDTPGHVDFTVEVERSLRVLDGAVTVFDGVAGVEPQSETVWRQADRYGVPRICFVNKLDRTGAEFHRCVDMIVDRLGATPIVMQLPIGAEADFKGVIDLVRMKALVWSAEATKGEMYDVVDIPATHTEAAEEWRGKLLEAVSENDDQMMELYLEGEEPTEEQLYQAIRRITIASGKGGGTTVTPVFCGTAFKNKGVQPLLDAVVRYLPSPLDVEGIEGHDVKDPEKVITRRPSDDEPLAALAFKIASDPHLGKLTFIRVYSGRLESGTAVLNPTKGKKERIGKIYRMHANKREEIESVGAGDIVAVMGLKQTTTGETLCDDKNAVILESMDFPAPVIQVAIEPKSKGDQEKLGVAIQRLAEEDPSFQVHSDEETGQTIIGGMGELHLEVLVDRMRREFRVEANVGKPQVAYRETIRKAVERIDYTHKKQTGGTGQFAKVQIALEPIEGGDATYEFVNKVTGGRIPREYIPSVDAGAQEAMQFGILAGYEMVGVRVTLLDGGYHEVDSSELAFKIAGSQAFKEGARKASPVLLEPMMAVEVTTPEDYMGDVIGDLNSRRGQIQAMDERSGARVVKGLVPLSEMFGYVGDLRSKTSGRASYSMQFDSYAEVPRNVAEEIIAKAKGE, from the coding sequence ATGGCCACCACTTCGCTTGACCTGGCCAAGGTCCGCAACATTGGGATCATGGCCCACATCGACGCGGGCAAGACGACGACCACCGAGCGCATCCTGTTTTACACCGGTGTGAGCTACAAGATCGGTGAGGTCCACGACGGCGCTGCCACGATGGACTGGATGGAGCAGGAGCAGGAGCGCGGCATTACGATCACGTCCGCCGCGACGACCTGTCACTGGCCGCTCGAGGACGTCGATCACACCATCAACATCATCGACACCCCGGGTCACGTCGACTTCACGGTCGAGGTGGAGCGTTCGCTCCGAGTGCTCGACGGTGCCGTCACGGTGTTCGACGGTGTCGCCGGCGTTGAGCCGCAGTCCGAGACTGTGTGGCGTCAGGCGGACCGCTACGGCGTTCCGCGTATCTGCTTCGTCAACAAGCTCGACCGCACCGGTGCCGAGTTCCACCGCTGTGTCGACATGATCGTGGACCGCCTCGGCGCGACCCCGATCGTGATGCAGCTGCCGATCGGTGCCGAGGCGGACTTCAAGGGCGTCATCGACCTGGTTCGTATGAAGGCTCTGGTCTGGTCCGCCGAGGCCACCAAGGGCGAGATGTACGACGTCGTCGACATCCCGGCCACGCACACCGAGGCTGCCGAGGAATGGCGCGGCAAGCTGCTCGAGGCCGTCTCGGAGAACGACGACCAGATGATGGAGCTGTACCTCGAGGGCGAAGAGCCCACCGAGGAGCAGCTCTACCAGGCGATCCGTCGTATCACCATCGCGTCCGGCAAGGGCGGCGGCACCACCGTCACCCCCGTCTTCTGCGGTACCGCGTTCAAGAACAAGGGCGTTCAGCCCCTGCTCGACGCGGTTGTGCGCTACCTCCCCTCCCCCCTGGACGTCGAAGGCATTGAGGGCCACGACGTCAAGGACCCGGAGAAGGTCATCACGCGCCGCCCGTCCGACGACGAGCCGCTGGCCGCCCTGGCCTTCAAGATCGCGAGCGACCCGCACCTGGGCAAGCTCACCTTCATCCGGGTCTACTCGGGTCGCCTGGAGTCCGGCACCGCTGTGCTGAACCCCACCAAGGGCAAGAAGGAGCGCATCGGCAAGATCTACCGTATGCACGCGAACAAGCGTGAGGAGATCGAGTCGGTGGGCGCCGGTGACATCGTCGCCGTCATGGGCCTGAAGCAGACCACCACTGGTGAGACGCTGTGCGACGACAAGAACGCGGTGATCCTGGAGTCCATGGACTTCCCGGCGCCGGTCATCCAGGTCGCGATCGAGCCCAAGTCCAAGGGTGACCAGGAGAAGCTGGGTGTTGCCATCCAGCGTCTCGCGGAGGAGGACCCCTCCTTCCAGGTCCACTCGGACGAGGAGACCGGCCAGACCATCATCGGTGGTATGGGTGAGCTTCACCTCGAGGTGCTCGTCGACCGCATGCGGCGCGAGTTCCGCGTCGAGGCGAACGTCGGCAAGCCGCAGGTCGCGTACCGCGAGACGATCCGCAAGGCCGTCGAGCGTATCGACTACACGCACAAGAAGCAGACCGGTGGTACCGGTCAGTTCGCGAAGGTGCAGATCGCGCTGGAGCCCATCGAGGGCGGCGACGCGACCTACGAGTTCGTGAACAAGGTCACCGGTGGCCGCATCCCCCGTGAGTACATCCCTTCGGTGGACGCGGGTGCGCAGGAAGCCATGCAGTTCGGCATCCTGGCCGGCTACGAGATGGTGGGCGTCCGCGTCACCCTTCTCGACGGTGGTTACCACGAGGTCGACTCCTCCGAACTCGCGTTCAAGATCGCTGGTTCGCAGGCGTTCAAGGAGGGTGCCCGCAAGGCGTCCCCCGTGCTCCTCGAGCCGATGATGGCCGTCGAGGTCACCACGCCCGAGGACTACATGGGCGATGTGATCGGCGACCTCAACTCCCGCCGTGGCCAGATCCAGGCCATGGACGAGCGCAGCGGTGCTCGCGTCGTGAAGGGCCTCGTGCCCCTCTCGGAGATGTTCGGCTACGTCGGAGACCTCCGCAGCAAGACCTCGGGTCGCGCAAGCTACTCGATGCAGTTCGACTCCTACGCCGAGGTTCCGCGGAACGTCGCCGAGGAGATCATCGCGAAGGCCAAGGGCGAGTAA
- the rplD gene encoding 50S ribosomal protein L4 — MSTIDILSPSGDKSGTVELPAEIFDAKISIPLIHQVVVAQLAAARQGTHKVKRRGEVRGGGKKPYRQKGTGRARQGSTRAPQFAGGGVVHGPTPRDYSQRTPKKMKAAALRGALTDRARNSRIHVVSGVVEGEISTKAAKSLLGKVSERKNVLLIVERSDEAAWLSARNLPQVHLLEPGQLNTYDVLVSDDVVFTKAAFESFVSGPKAAETEGSDA; from the coding sequence ATGAGCACCATTGACATTCTGTCGCCCTCCGGCGACAAGTCCGGGACCGTCGAGCTTCCGGCCGAGATCTTCGACGCCAAGATCAGCATCCCGCTGATCCACCAGGTCGTCGTCGCGCAGCTGGCCGCTGCCCGTCAGGGCACGCACAAGGTCAAGCGTCGTGGCGAAGTCCGTGGTGGTGGCAAGAAGCCTTACCGCCAGAAGGGCACCGGCCGCGCCCGTCAGGGTTCGACCCGTGCGCCGCAGTTCGCCGGCGGTGGCGTCGTCCACGGCCCCACGCCGCGTGACTACTCGCAGCGGACCCCGAAGAAGATGAAGGCCGCCGCCCTGCGCGGTGCCCTCACCGACCGGGCCCGCAACTCCCGCATCCACGTCGTTTCCGGCGTGGTCGAGGGCGAGATCTCCACGAAGGCCGCCAAGTCCCTGCTGGGCAAGGTCAGCGAGCGCAAGAACGTGCTCCTGATTGTCGAGCGCTCGGACGAGGCCGCGTGGCTCTCCGCCCGCAACCTGCCCCAGGTGCACCTCCTGGAGCCGGGCCAGCTGAACACGTACGACGTGCTCGTCTCGGACGACGTGGTCTTCACCAAGGCCGCTTTCGAGTCCTTCGTGTCTGGCCCCAAGGCCGCTGAGACCGAAGGGAGCGACGCCTGA
- a CDS encoding PIG-L family deacetylase, translated as MQIAHALGKAAARFTGPSRRNVLAATAVVAVAAALSSCSVPAPRRAAPTADPAPGMPISTSRRAQLMQILAHPDDDLYFMNPDTQRMLDAGIPLVCVYVTAGEADGVNKAPGRPQPTADKRAYSSARHQGLRQAYATLLGLPRFTDWQQGVATLRGDRRAEINTLANGSRRVELIFLNLAMHTTRGGRMGLPALWKDREQNLPTVIADDSTVRKPGTYDYDQLIDVLVGLLDRYRPTVVQTLDPDPDIQHSDEATRKKDSEQRGYSDHADHTAVASFSWAALVRWVAEATQEGGRVPAFVATSFRGYYNRHWPKNLPESVLRHKAANLVPYGGAPDWKCGNAAGCGDYNVGGKRPLTNKKGWVRSTHYRYPGARPAVAAQPDGRLAAYGVLGLRAVRWLESERGSGRWGDPDDLGGGPLAPTLGAATLKDGRQLLFGLRFSALGGRGGANSREIVLLEQRSAGGPFLPWQGLGNPERGDDRGRRIGVPVAVTAPDGRVHLFVRNADQGISTRIRDTEGRWDRWEDLQGGEIQDGLSTVVDGTGRVHVFGAGHDSVHHWTQDAPGQPLTHQPAGPLPVPVDSPTAVAGRNGTVELLYRVERVTKSGGPGTASPALTSVRPDGVRTPGVRFDGYGPVSAAAAPHGPVLLGKDLDGQLQLRVAGRVLTHRKGTLPSLDTPALHLGGSGATVVGLGADAHPWTWSPEAGTAG; from the coding sequence ATGCAGATCGCGCATGCCCTGGGGAAGGCTGCCGCGCGTTTCACCGGCCCGAGCAGACGAAATGTGCTCGCCGCCACAGCCGTTGTCGCCGTGGCGGCGGCCCTCAGCTCGTGTTCCGTGCCCGCACCGCGGCGCGCCGCTCCGACGGCCGACCCCGCGCCGGGCATGCCGATCTCCACCTCCCGGCGGGCGCAGCTGATGCAGATCCTGGCCCACCCGGACGACGATCTGTACTTCATGAACCCCGACACCCAGCGGATGCTGGACGCCGGGATTCCGCTGGTCTGCGTGTATGTCACCGCCGGCGAGGCGGACGGCGTCAACAAGGCGCCCGGCCGGCCGCAACCGACCGCCGACAAGAGGGCGTACTCCTCCGCACGCCACCAGGGGCTGCGGCAGGCGTACGCGACACTGCTCGGGCTGCCCAGGTTCACCGACTGGCAGCAGGGCGTCGCCACGCTGCGTGGCGACCGGCGCGCCGAGATAAACACTCTTGCCAACGGCTCCCGCCGGGTCGAGCTGATCTTCCTCAACCTCGCGATGCACACCACGCGCGGCGGCCGCATGGGCCTGCCCGCCCTGTGGAAGGACCGGGAGCAGAATCTCCCGACCGTCATCGCCGACGACTCCACCGTGCGCAAGCCGGGCACGTACGACTACGACCAGCTCATCGACGTACTCGTGGGGCTGCTGGACCGCTACCGGCCCACGGTCGTGCAGACCCTGGACCCCGACCCGGACATCCAGCACAGCGACGAGGCGACCCGCAAGAAGGACAGCGAGCAGCGCGGCTACTCGGACCATGCGGACCACACCGCGGTGGCCTCCTTCAGCTGGGCCGCCCTGGTGCGCTGGGTGGCCGAGGCGACCCAGGAGGGCGGCCGGGTGCCCGCCTTCGTCGCCACGTCGTTCCGCGGTTACTACAACCGCCACTGGCCCAAGAACCTGCCGGAGAGCGTGCTCAGGCACAAGGCCGCCAATCTGGTCCCGTACGGCGGCGCCCCCGACTGGAAGTGCGGCAATGCCGCGGGCTGCGGCGACTACAACGTCGGCGGCAAGCGTCCGCTGACCAACAAGAAGGGCTGGGTGCGCTCCACCCACTACCGCTACCCGGGCGCGCGCCCGGCGGTCGCCGCGCAGCCCGACGGCAGGCTCGCCGCCTACGGAGTACTGGGGCTGCGCGCGGTGCGCTGGCTCGAGAGCGAGCGCGGCAGCGGTCGCTGGGGCGACCCGGACGACCTCGGCGGTGGTCCGCTCGCGCCGACGCTCGGCGCGGCGACGCTGAAGGACGGTCGGCAGCTGCTCTTCGGGCTGCGCTTCTCGGCTCTCGGCGGCCGCGGCGGCGCCAACAGCAGGGAGATCGTGCTGCTGGAACAGCGTTCCGCGGGCGGCCCCTTCCTGCCGTGGCAGGGGCTGGGCAATCCGGAGCGCGGCGACGACCGGGGCCGGCGGATCGGCGTGCCGGTGGCGGTCACGGCCCCCGACGGCCGCGTCCATCTCTTCGTACGCAACGCGGACCAGGGCATCAGCACACGGATCCGCGACACGGAGGGCCGCTGGGACCGCTGGGAAGACCTTCAGGGCGGCGAGATTCAGGACGGACTGTCCACGGTGGTGGACGGGACCGGGCGCGTACATGTCTTCGGTGCCGGGCACGACAGCGTGCACCACTGGACACAGGACGCGCCGGGACAGCCGCTCACCCACCAGCCCGCCGGGCCGCTGCCGGTCCCCGTGGACAGTCCCACCGCGGTGGCCGGCCGGAACGGCACCGTGGAGCTGCTGTACCGCGTGGAGCGTGTCACGAAGTCCGGGGGCCCCGGGACGGCCTCCCCCGCGCTGACATCCGTACGCCCCGACGGCGTCCGCACCCCCGGCGTCCGCTTCGACGGCTACGGTCCGGTGAGCGCGGCGGCGGCCCCGCACGGACCGGTACTCCTCGGCAAGGACCTCGACGGGCAGCTCCAACTGCGGGTCGCGGGAAGGGTGTTGACCCACAGGAAGGGCACACTGCCGTCGCTGGACACACCGGCTCTGCACCTGGGCGGCTCGGGTGCCACCGTCGTGGGCCTGGGAGCGGACGCTCACCCCTGGACCTGGTCGCCCGAGGCGGGAACCGCCGGCTAG